Proteins from one Ricinus communis isolate WT05 ecotype wild-type chromosome 9, ASM1957865v1, whole genome shotgun sequence genomic window:
- the LOC125371066 gene encoding uncharacterized protein LOC125371066 gives MGREPIRQWHQLVFIMTQKYVPPEYKNEMRLKIALARQGTQTPLEFFAQLEDLYFKAGMSVTLATVRTKFLHGLPVDLREEIDVLPIKDLTALAHAAQKVHFKLVRKKVYPWLSASSVKRYNSNPSPKFPTNSNANVQPRSQAPISGWPTRPIETPKLAAAPSQLSYATRQDKTSDRVCYKCGGRGHIVRDCPNPRKVLFSQATGYESFDDEEDNDEDLRTVYDDLTNEEPYACGPPDLNEGTPLSLVARRALTVKDASVGDQRENLFHTRCLVGTSSLSVIIDSGSCCNILNEKVVRVLNLPTSPHPQPYSLQWISEGRPWQYDKKTVHDGFFNTYTFQHKGRRVTLLPMTPQEIIHDHVERDRIKALEQTKEAIKPMATTGLPAFA, from the exons ATGGGACGTGAGCCTATTCGACAATGGCACCAACTTGTCTTCATCATGACTCAAAAATATGTGCCTCCGgaatataaaaatgagatgagattGAAGATAGCCTTAGCTCGGCAAGGAACTCAAACACCTCTTGAGTTCTTTGCACAACTAGAAGACCTGTATTTCAAGGCTGGCATGAGTGTCACTCTGGCCACCGTTCGGACCAAATTTCTCCATGGTCTTCCTGTTGATTTGAGGGAAGAAATTGATGTGCTACCCATCAAGGACTTAACTGCGCTCGCACACGCCGCTCAAAAGGTTCACTTTAAACTTGTGCGCAAGAAGGTCTATCCTTGGCTCTCGGCTTCTTCAGTAAAAAGGTATAATTCTAACCCTAGTCCTAAGTTTCCTACTAATTCTAATGCTAATGTGCAGCCTAGGTCTCAAGCTCCTATCTCTGGCTGGCCTACACGCCCCATTGAGACTCCTAAACTGGCTGCAGCCCCTTCTCAACTTTCATATGCCACCCGTCAAGACAAGACAAGTGATAGAGTATGCTATAAATGTGGCGGCCGTGGACATATTGTGCGCGATTGTCCAAATCCTAGGAAGGTATTGTTCTCTCAAGCTACAGGGTATGAATCATTTGACGATGAAGAGGATAATGACGAGGATCTGAGAACTGTTTATGATGACCTTACTAATGAGGAGCCTTATGCTTGTGGTCCCCCGGACTTGAATGAAGGAACGCCTCTTTCCCTTGTAGCTCGTCGTGCTTTAACAGTGAAAGATGCTTCTGTAGGGGACCAACGAGAGAATTTATTTCACACAAGGTGCCTTGTGGGCACTTCATCTTTGAGTGTGATAATAGATAGTGGTTCTTGCTGCAACATCTTAAATGAGAAAGTAGTGAGGGTCTTGAACTTACCAACTTCGCCACATCCTCAACCGTATAGCCTACAATGGATTTCGGAAG GTCGCCCTTGGCAATATGACAAGAAGACCGTGCATGATGGATTCTTTAACACATACACCTTCCAGCACAAGGGGCGTAGGGTAACTCTTCTTCCCATGACACCACAGGAAATAATCCATGACCATGTGGAAAGAGACCGCATCAAAGCCTTGGAGCAGACAAAAGAAGCAATCAAGCCCATGGCAACTACCGGGCTCCCAGCATTCGCCTAA